The DNA window GTATTTAATGGCACCGTTACTAGTACATAGTTATTTATCTGtctcctggagaagaaaagtagTATATCCATcttatgcaaatgaaaataaataaagtgtGGGGCATATTGGTGGGTTAATTATTAAGCAGATTCCACAACTAGCAGAATTTAGGGGAAGTGAGGGCACTGCGTATAGTCCTTCTTCACCTTGCAAATGACAAAATTAATCCTCCTCAGTCGAGTGTAAAGATTTACTACTACTTAAACTTTTCATACATTTTGTGTAACTTCGCAAATTACcttcttatttttctaacaaaacTACTTGtggtatttcttttctgatcaATGCATTCAAAATAACCAAGCTTTTTGATACTGCAGTAGGCACCTGTTCTTGCATAAAAACAACTAGATTGGTGAAATTGCAGTAATTAGAGTACAAACTATTTGGCACTCTGATAAGTTCAGTAATCAATTGTACAGTGAGGGTTAAGAGAAGTAGCTGTACCATGTATAACCAACTCCAGTCTCAGCTGTGTTTCAAtctaaaaaagaagaaaatttttaaaacatttcagcagaATACCCTCAAATTTCTTTTGTGGGTTGTGGTCTCCTATGGTTTTATGAATCAACAGTTTCTGTACAGAATAAAAGGCAAATCTCATCAGCAAACAAATCCTCCAGGTAAAGACCTCCCAGTGGAGAGTTCTCTCAGAAATATGAagtatacatgtatatatgtaaaaCATTCATAGGTGCTAGTCACCTTGCTGAATACCACCAGCTGCAACTGTTACCActaggttttggggtttttttttcctttcaatgattggctttttctgcttgtgagTTTTCATACTGTTTTAGTGACACATGTTTGTAAGGGAAATATGGCAGTTAGACATGGTGGTCTTTaatctggaaggaaaacatctcataaatgaaaataagtcCGTGCACCACTGTTGCATACACATATGTAATATACCAAGGTAAAACTATTTTTGTGgtacaggaaaaaagtttcccTTACTactgccggggggggggggaaagcagAGATATGAAGTACCAGAACTTCAAATGCTGTCACTGAACGCTTACGCGCATTCTGTGGACTTTCTGACACgggaaaacaacacaaacattAGCATggggaaaaattactttctgtaaTTCTTGAGGTAAAATAAGTAGTTCTGCCTTCTCCCCACCCAACTGCTCATTCTTGCCTGCTCTCCTCTTCCCAGCTGTTGCACCACTACAAGTTTCTGTGACAGATTAGTTGATTCAAGTCCTGTATAGCCTCACAGTGCGATCTGGCAACAAGAAGGGGAAACGCAATCACATCTTAATACATTTGTTAGTCTTTCTGTGGGAAAGGttcttttcatttcacatgCTAGTGtcagtgcattttattttagggATGTTCCCAGTGAACCGCTTGTATACAGGACTgcattaaaatgtgtttgttttgtgaatGGGGAAGAAAGCGTAAAGGACTCTTGTGTAAGaataattctgtgatttcagaagCCCCTTCCTAtgtttaaatagaaaaacaaaaaagtcccCAAACTATTGAGTTACAAATAATCCAGCTGTAACTGAATGATCCAAACTTCATTTATCAACATAATGCTAACAAGTATGGAATAGAGCCTAATACCATGGAAACCCGTGGGAGACAGGACTGAAACACATCAGAAGTTTAGCTGCTGTAAGATCCTTTTCTCTGAGAAGTCTCTGGGGAGACAGACAATTAACTCCTCCAGCTCTCACAACTGGgcagttttttatttattaaaatgagcTATGGGATATTTTTACAATTTATTTCTATAACTTCCTTACTTTGttgttattaatttaaaacactgaTCAGAAACATTCTGTTCAGCTATTCTGGCCATAATCAATCCCTACTGGCTTGCTCAATAGCTATTGTATCCCTTATATTCAGGATACTGAACTGGTGCTTTTGGTTTGTaggtttggtggtggtgtttggaggtgggattttttttttttaaatctgcatttgGATTTTACAGTTTTGAACAACCTATGGCTGATCTTTTTTGAGATATGTGTGCCATCTGCTGGTCAGTGATATTACCTCAAGTCTAAAACATTTCATCTTCATAAACTTCCTTTTATCATCCTGATTTGAGACATCAGATTTGACCTTGGTCAAACTGCAGGTTTAAATGGGACAAAATAAACACTGTGTTTATTCACAAATATGTATAATAATTTAATCAAATAACCAACCTGATAATGAAGAGCTGTGCACAGTGAATCCTGTGAGAGTTAAACCGCTCCTGAAAAAAACCAGTTAATTCAGTACTTCAGTGAAAATCTTGATTAAAATTTGATTAAGCCAGTGGAAATGTGGCAAGCTGGCACACAAAATAGCATACCTTGTTTTCGTAAAAGCTAGCAGTCTCAgttaaaatgtatatattctAAATCACACTTCTGTATATGCTGTGTAACAGCTCTCCGGTTCCAGTACACATATGTATACTAAGGAACACCGCAAACAGATCAGGCCAAACAGCTGTAGTTTGACTTTAGCTTTTCCCCAGGAAGGGCCCAAGCAAGAATGTAAAAATTGATACTTGCCAACgttttgttaaaaagaaaacccatttacaaaaaagggggagaagatcCATGAACCCCTTAAAAACTGGATTATGGTTTAGGCCCCTTCACATCAGTCCACCAAATAGTCACATAAACCATTTTCCAAATACAGCTACAGAACCTTAAGCATATAATGTtttgaggaaaaagcagcatgtaTTCATAGACAGTCTTGTCTGTTCACAAGACATTCCTGTAATCAGATGCTACCTGGATTCAAAATTCAAGTCAAATATCATTCCAAATCTGACAagttcccctcctcttcccttttcctcattttaaagtGATCATGCTATATAGTACATTAAAgataaaatgtttcaaaaaggaATGACACAAGAAGTTGTTCTGTGGTCCAAAAATCTTCTAACTATAGTAAACCATATAGTGAACCGCACAGAAATTTTCTAATAACAAATCAACGCTATTCTCAAACAGCTATACTTACTAGTGCGTAAAGAACATTTACCAACTCTGAATTTTACATACATTTTAACATACCCACTATGGCAGGTTCATATCACAAtgtcaaaaaaaggaaaaccattcTAAATATTGTGTTAAGATGACTTTGAATTAAATtctttaattataaatattGTGATAATTTCCAATAATCCATGTCTATCTGTTGTAGGAGTAAAAATCTCCCACAAAAGACAAAGCTTACTAAGTAAGCATTTTTTAATCATACAGTATGACAGAGCACTGCAGACCATTCTTCCTTCCCTAAAAGTCAACCTGTTACATAGATTCTGTACTGTTTCTCAATTCAGAGAATTGCGGCTGCCTTTCCTGTTTGCCTGAGTTCACCTTAATAAttcaaaagttattttgaaaaatgtagaaGGTAGAAAGTAGCCATCTTCTTTAAGAAACAGCCAGCCCTtacacagaattttattttcagaaagttgcaaaactttcatttttcagaaatattaagtCAGTTCTGATAATAGTAGCTCATTTCAATCTGCCAGCGACAGTGTGAAACATGCACAGAATGAGGCCTTTTAATTAACCATCTCTCTGCTCACAAGAACTACTCAGTTGAGATAGTAAAAttactagtttaaaaaaaaattgggtaTGTGAAAAAACTTCGAAAGAATCGCAGTGTGTTGCTTGATTAATCCTATATGAACAAGCCAATCCTGTGCATCCTTCAAAATTTCTGTCTTCGCAAGTCCATAACCTAACATTTGCTTACTGTGCATTTACACATACAGTTCAGCTCTACTTAAGAGGAAGTCATCCTGGCCAAGCTAGTAAGCTCTACTAGCTCTaacatctctgcttttcatttctgctgaatATATCTAGACTTTTTGGACAACAGCTGCACGTGAAAACACAATTTTTGTTCGGGTACACAGAGGCCAGTTTAGCACTCACaatgacagattttttaaatcattttttcaaaaaagtcaAAGCGACCAgtttcaaattaattaaatcCAGCTTCTAGAAAGTTACAGGGTGCAAGTAATTTCCCAAGCAGCAGTTATCAAGAGACTGGATAAAACAATAGAGCTAAATCTAcctgttttttcctcccacctGATATCCAACATCATGGCAGTCTTCCCCAGTATTGAATTTATTGAGCTATAAATGTTTTGCCATATTCCAATTTATCTGGAACAATAGTTGGGTTTCACGAAGTCCAAGTATCTGCTCATCTTGAAAAAGGCATCTATAAATTTTAatctatgaagaaaaaaacttgcCCTAAAGCTATGTCTGATGCATATTAATCAGTGCAACAACATAGCTCTGTGTTATCATCAACTCTCCCTGGAGCTACCAGAAGATTACAAAAAAGAATCTAGTCATGATAGCTACAATAtggtaacagaaaacaaacagaaagactTAAAGTTTTTCTTCACAGGAATGAATTCTTTCCTTTTAGCCCTTGATACTCTACTTCAGAACCCTACCAGTTACCATGATCTTTGTCAGAGGCGTTGATGGATGAATACTGGAAGGTTTAGAAAAGATTTTGTAGTTCTAGCCAGCATACAGAACACACCATTTGACCACtactaaaaaaatactttaactgAACTTGCTATGATAAATCTGCAATCTCATGCTCTTCGTTTTCATGTTCAGTATTGAACAGCACAGCAGAACCATCACTGCTCAGTGTGACCTTGCCAGCAATAAGCTTGCAAAACTTCTCAAAGGTACCACAAAGTTGATTcactttgggaaaagaaaagattgtTGTAAGAGGTATATAAACAATATTTCCATTGACAAATTGTTCCACGCCTTTTTCAGCAACCAGTTTTTCAAGATCTTCTGAAAAACACTTTATTGAAGGTTGGAATTCGGATTTTCTCTCAGCAGGATCATCGTTATACTCTTCATGTTCTGACATTAAACGGGCCAGCAGACTTCGCTTTATGATTTGTGCTGTGAAAATAACTTCACTGACCACTGCATTCTGCAGGTACTTCTCATCTTTAAGACTTGGATACACGGCTCTGAAGACCTTTACAACATACAAGAACACATAAAATGCTTATCATGATCATAGGCTCATGTTTTAACATTTGCTTGTCAAAAAGAGCTTCTCAAATGCAAACCTAATTTTTTATTCAATCCTGGTTTgcttattactttaaaaattttcaaagaacaCGAAAACTAGACAATGTGACTAGATTTTATGTATTACAACTACAATGGCAATTAGATAAGTCAATAgaacatgagaggaaaatttttcacagtgaggagtCAACTATTGGAATAATcttcccagggaaggggttgacttggccacgttggacacttttaagatttggctggacagggtgctgggccaccttgtctagactgtgctcttcccagaaaggttggactaggtgatccctgaggtcccttccaacctgggattctgtgttaATTAAATATGCTCTCACTGATGCAGAGAATGCTAAAAACTGAATTGTGACATTAAAGTCTGAACCTGTAGTTGTTTTCAGAGCAAAGTGTTCTGCACTGAGCTATACTCTAAGGCTAGTAAAGAAACTAGGCAGGCAATCTCATTCCCACTAGCTTACTAGGAAGTGCTTTATACCAACACCCTACTACTGAAGTTCCAGTCTACAACTATTTCTTACTTTCTGATTACATAttgaaatgttgattttttccccataaattAGTtacataataaaatgaaaattaattttgtagtcCAGGTTCGATAAGAAATATGAGATATAACACTCTTGTTTAAACTCAAAGGATACTGATGTCAAAACTCCCTCCACAATGACCCTGCAACAGAAGATAATGAAAGCAGTTTCTAGTACATATATGTCACGTAGACATCCTTCCAAGTCTGTTGAGCATTGAAGAGTACTTCATGATTCCATTAAGGGCAGTAGATGACAGGTGAAATTTTGAAAGTATAGAATGTCTTTATAGCTTGGAAACTACAAAAGACATTCCCATAATGTCACTTTACATTTCACTTCAGTGAAATCTACAAGTTCCTTGAAGATACTTATAGATCTTTAAGCAAAGAAGTGAAACACTAGAATATGTTCACTGGAACAAATAATTTAAGATCTCATAAGACTGGAAAAACAACCCCGATATATTTCCCTCTTTGCATTACTACTTCATGTTATCGCTGAAAAAAAGTGTCCATTGATTTATACCACGATACTTAAATGCATTAGGCTTTATCAATGTGATGCACTGCAACACATGGCAGAGTAGctcagaaaaatattgcctgaTGTTATCTAAAGTGAAAGGCATTTAGTGCTAAAACACAAAAAGGTTTTATGTGAACCACCAGAGAATGGGGCACTTCGCAGGATCCCGTGCCTCTGCAAAAACCAGAACTGGCTACCTGAACACACTGAGATTTAGGTGTAACGTCAAATGCTACTGAGTAAAGcaaaccacacaaaacagggCCTGTCAATCCAGTTTCTGGGGAATGCCTGCCTTCTGATAATACATTTGACAAGACGATGCCGTTCCTCAAAAGATACACTCTGCTACAAATccttttttatgctttttatgttttatgtgTCTGAAAAATCTGTGTCAGTGCCAACAACCACATGATGAAAAAATGAATGATTAGAGGAACAATTACAAAACATAGTATCACGGTATACCTGGCGGAGAATTTTCATTCTAAGGATAACAGTATGTTAAAATAAGAATGATTATCCATATCTCTATTTAGCAAATAACCTAAAAGGTAAAGACCTTTATTCAATTAAAAACACAAGTCATGAACTTAGACTCTGATCTGATGGTGTGTGTTAATCAGAGCAAAGACTGGACAGCAACAGTAGACCATGGTAAGAACCCTTCACAGGCAGGTTAtagaaaattttactttttattcatcctcctaaaggaagaaaaacaatacTTACTGTTTTATAAACTGCTTCAGTGGGTTTCTCGGATTGAGCAGAATCACTGGTTTGAGGATATTTCCTAAAAAACACGCCTATTTGGGTACAAAATCCAACATTCTCCATTCCTGTTGGTGGGTGCCCTACGCCAGTAAATTCCACTGAGTAATCATAGCGTCCAGCAGTCTCTAGAGCCCtaagaaagataaattattcTGATCATACTAAATATTAATCTTTTAATATAATAAAGATGCATTCTCTAACTGAAGCAAGACCTTGAGCCTGTGAATACTTCAGCATAATTTCTCTAATAACACTCACATGCCTGAAGATAAGCACTGTCAAAACTTGCTGAATCAGAGCTGTAATCATACGCCTACCATAGTCTGAATCATTTAGTATCAATAATTTAGGCAACGAAACATTActgttatttctaaaaattctgCATAGAATACGCACATTCACAGTGGCTTACTCACTGTCTTAAATGGAGCTGAAAGGGAGCTGAAAACTACCAGTTTtagagaataaaattatttgagaagaacCCTTAAAAAACATGCACCCCAAAACCACAAGAGACCAGttaataggggaaaaaaagtgaggtTTGTTGTAAATGTATAAAGAGCAAAGTCTACATAATCAAGGCTACAACGATGTATATGACATCTAAATGAATACCAATCTTGTAGTACTGGACATCAGCCTGTGTAAAAAAAGTGATGGGGCAGGGAACGAAAATGGTGCAACCTACCTGCATGAAAAATCTCCATGAAAAATCAGTAAACTGAATTAGTATATCTGTATTTTAGAGAATACCACAGTACTTACATTTTACAACGAACATAAAGACTTTCATGTTTGTAGCTCAAAAAATATCACTCCCTTCAGTGATACCAATATTTTCAATCGCATATATCCAAAAGCAGAATCTAAACTTTACTTCAAGTCATATAAATGGTCTCTAAGGAATTAATCCTTCAGCTAACAATGCAGGCAGGTTTTTGTAACCTTATGTAGGGAAAGATATATGCTTCAAGGTTTGCAAAAGtatatactaaaaaaaaaaaaaatcactgcataCTTTAAAGTCAGAAACAACCTAATGTAAGGTGCAAATTTTGAAGATGATTTCTGACCAAGAGTTGGCTATTGAGGTATGGCATCCTTTACTATAccatgtattttcttccacaaCTGCCTGACAGTTGAATGTTATCACAGCATACATATACACCactccctttttgtttttattacatctACTGATATTAGAAACATCTCAGGCAACCCTCTGTCATGTACATGTGTTTTCCACAAAATCTTTCATTGTGCCACGATCCACTAAACTATCCTTAACTCTATTCAACATGCTCTGCTACTGTGATTATTTGATAAATCTGCTTGCGTACTCTTACGGAAAGGTCTGGACTAATTTGAGTGCTTTGATTATACACCATACATAGTGAGGGCATTTCTTAGGTTTTTATGACGCATTTCTATTGCAGGGTATTATTATGTGAAAAGGATAATTAATACATTACACTTCAAACACATTAATTGTAATAAACATatacaaaaaggaaagtaaaggttttaaatattttttgcacaGCAGTTACAGTAAAAGCAAGCCAACCACCATCATAAAATGCAAACCCACAGAGCATGCTTAACTGTAAcagcaaagaaatgttttaccAAATCAGTAGGTGTGAAACTCAGTCACTGACACCAAACCACATACATAAGCCATTCTGAAAATGTACAGCTATTCCTTTCTCACATTACTGAGCACTCAAAGCTGTCTGCACATGATGTTCAGTAAACTTACCAGCTTTGAAATTGTGCTTGGTTCCATTCAAATTTGTGGTCTGGATGCCTGAATGATGTCACTCCTGGAAGCAAAGAGTTAAATTCAGAATTTGGAGTACTGATCACAACTATGCTTGGAGCCATGAAACCAAACACCACTTCAGGAAACTTCTTCAGTTCTGATTGTTCCAGGTGCTCTATTCTGTAAAGAATAAGTTTATGTATGTCTTTAAAAACACACTActatattttgattttaacaACTAGTCAAGGAAACCCCACACACCCATATCTTGTACCTTGTAATTTTAAGCCTAGCTCTGCAATATTAGCACTGACACTGTGGCCGAGTGGCAGCTTAGAGGTTTCCATCCGACAAAATTTCCTCTTGAATTTTGCACTTTATCATGAATAACCTTTTTCCAACAGAAGTTTACACCACTTGAATTTTTTTGTATGGTTAATTTAAGCCCAAGTTAGAAGATGTCACATTCTTCTACTCATCTGCTTGAAAGGTTTGATCAAGTCTATTTACAGTACGGACAAAATTCCAAACTGAACCCTAATGAACTTAGAATAACATAGTACGTTGGCCTGATACTCACAGTTCAATACACGTGACCAAGTCAAAACCAAGCAAGCAAGGATCTTTATGCGCAACTGAACCATGATGCAAGGTAACAGTTAGGGATCTTTCATTCGGCTGCAAATAATCACCAGGAAGAGGAGACAACCTATGCCTACAAAAGTATTGAAAACATAATGTCATAGAAAGGACCTTAGGACAAGATAAATTGCACATGTAACTGAACTAGCTAATACCCTACATAGATAGCTTGTAAATCTCAAAAAGGTTAACTATTTTACaggaatttaataaaaaaaaagaatttctaaTACAAACAATTTTATGGCTATCTGTAACAGCACAGAAAGAGCAGAGAAGTTAATCCAGAAGTTGTCCTTCGTGTTTGCCAAAATTTCCACTATACTGTCAAGCCACTTGCAAAACCTGTAAAGCTTGTAATTTCTGAGAATATCAGAATTTTGGTTTCTCAGATTATCAGAATAATATCATAATAAATGATAAATGCTGATAGTAGGTCAACTCTAGACACATTAAGTCTGGGTTAGACAGGCTTTAAAGGGTTTTGGGGGAAGTTATTAGGCAAGtatattaacctttttttttccaaatacaccAGACTGAGAACcaaaatatgtatgtaaattCATTGTGAAATACTGCATCagacaaaacacaaagcattcaatataacaaaaggctacTTTTCTTCATTCTTGAGAAAGAGCAAGCAATACTGTCAGCATCTAGATCCTACCTATTCACTGAAACCATGAGTTTCCAAGACAGAAACTTTGGTGTTCCTCACAAGTCTGACACATGCTTCAAAGATCACATAAACTTCACATTTTGGAGCTTTCTAAGCCAGACATAAAACTTTGAGTTAACCTTCCGATTTCTGAAAgattaacaaaaattaaatccccACCACAGTGACTAAGACAGTTACATGCACATTTCAAAAAAACTGGATTTGCATACAGTAATGTCATGCATGAGCGTAAACAGGTACTACTAATACAACGCTTCAGCACCTTTACAAAAGAAGTGTATCTCTCAGATGTGCACCCTTCCAGGGCTGTTCCACGACTCGGACCTTTGCTGCATTAGGTGATGTTACGGGCATCTGCAGCCCAgcagtccccagacagaggttCAACGTAAGTAAATAACAACAGTGGATAGCTTCTCATTTGCCAAGCTGGTACTTCTGCGTTTAccttaattttgaaattcttgACAAGAAATCATGTAACATGCCACTAGGTCAAGCCAAATACAACCTTTAACACAATGGAAGAGCTTACATATTCTCCTTCATTACACTTGCACAGATATCTAGCCCGGCTAACACTTCAATGCAACTGCAGAATTTCAGCATCCAGAGAAGCGTACAGTCAGCACATCCTAAATCCACCACCTGTAAATTAGATATTAAACCATGTGTAAATGCTGCATATTTCCAAGTAATTTCAGAGACTTTTATAAAGCAGAATTTCCATATCTAtgtcaaaataacattttaatgataAAGCATTTCACAACATAAAATATACAGTTGCAAGCAGGATAGACAAGGatttgaaaattctttttt is part of the Phalacrocorax aristotelis chromosome 6, bGulAri2.1, whole genome shotgun sequence genome and encodes:
- the HENMT1 gene encoding small RNA 2'-O-methyltransferase; protein product: MEQSKKQNMDKNFQEERLTGIIKFTPPLYKQRYQFVKDLVGKYKPKKVVDLGCADCTLLWMLKFCSCIEVLAGLDICASVMKENMHRLSPLPGDYLQPNERSLTVTLHHGSVAHKDPCLLGFDLVTCIELIEHLEQSELKKFPEVVFGFMAPSIVVISTPNSEFNSLLPGVTSFRHPDHKFEWNQAQFQSWALETAGRYDYSVEFTGVGHPPTGMENVGFCTQIGVFFRKYPQTSDSAQSEKPTEAVYKTVFRAVYPSLKDEKYLQNAVVSEVIFTAQIIKRSLLARLMSEHEEYNDDPAERKSEFQPSIKCFSEDLEKLVAEKGVEQFVNGNIVYIPLTTIFSFPKVNQLCGTFEKFCKLIAGKVTLSSDGSAVLFNTEHENEEHEIADLS